In a single window of the Botrytis cinerea B05.10 chromosome 12, complete sequence genome:
- the Bcnmd3 gene encoding Bcnmd3, which produces MSAMDVDDAPVSIASRFQAQEPKTGATILCCNCGAPIDGTTSAGALCYDCVKLTVDVSQGIQREATVHFCRDCERWLLPPQTWIQASLESRELLALCLKKLRGLHKVRIIDASFIWTEPHSRRIKVKLTIQDSVSEGVVLQQSFEVEYVVAYQQCPDCAKSYTANTWRACVQVRQKVPHKRTFLYLEQLILKHGAHKDTINIKEVKDGLDFFFAARNSAEKFVDFLNSVAPITAKKSQELISMDIHTSTKSYKFSFSVELVPICKDDLVALPIKLAKAAGNISPLGLCYRIGNSINILDPQSLQTAEISCPIYWRAPFKPLADVQELVEFIIMDIEPLGPTKGRWALAEATVARASDLGSNDKTFYTRTHLGNVVHPGDSVMGYMMTGTNFNNPQYDALEESNNYASKIPDVMLVKKLYARKKKSKNRNWRLKRMGKEEGEVLPRKQDQEKMDRDYEMFLQDVEEDPELRQTLALYKAQQAQKEADAMSVAETSDGEDETPKIDMNELLDEFDELNMNDQQ; this is translated from the exons ATGTCTGCTATGGATGTTGACGACGCGCCGGTATCTATTGCCTCCAGATTTCAGGCACAAGAACCAAAAACTGGTGCTAC TATTCTCTGCTGCAACTGTGGCGCTCCTATCGATGGAACGACTTCCGCCGGTGCTCTCTGCTATGATTGCGTAAAGCTTACCGTCGATGTATCGCAAGGTATTCAAAGAGAAGCCACTGTACACTTCTGCCGAGATTGCGAAAGATGGTTACTCCCGCCTCAAACCTGGATCCAAGCCTCCCTCGAATCCCGCGAACTCCTTGCCCTTTGCCTAAAGAAACTTAGAGGTCTACACAAAGTTCGAATTATCGATGCGAGTTTTATCTGGACGGAACCTCATTCTCGAAGAATCAAGGTCAAGCTTACTATACAAGATTCGGTATCGGAAGGTGTCGTTTTGCAACAGTCATTCGAGGTTGAATATGTGGTTGCCTATCAGCAATGTCCCGATTGTGCGAAATCTTATACCGCGAATACATGGAGAGCTTGTGTGCAAGTTAGACAAAAGGTTCCTCACAAGAGAACCTTTTTGTACCTGGAACAATTGATCTTGAAGCATGGTGCACACAAGGATACTATTAACATCAAGGAAGTCAAGGATGGTTTAGATTTTTTCTTCGCAGCACGAAATTCGGCGGAAAAATTTGTCGACTTCTTGAACTCGGTTGCCCCTATCACAGCAAAGAAGTCTCAAGAACTTATCTCCATGGACATTCACACATCTACTAAATCCTACAAATTCTCCTTCTCCGTCGAGTTGGTACCAATTTGTAAAGATGATTTGGTCGCGCTTCCAATCAAGTTGGCAAAGGCTGCTGGAAACATTTCTCCTCTTGGTCTTTGCTATCGAATTGGTAATTCTATCAATATCCTTGATCCACAATCCCTTCAAACTGCGGAAATCAGTTGCCCTATATACTGGCGTGCACCATTCAAGCCTTTGGCCGATGTTCAGGAGTTGGTGGAGTTTATCATTATGGACATTGAGCCCCTGGGTCCTACAAAGGGAAGATGGGCTCTTGCTGAAGCTACCGTTGCTCGTGCATCTGACCTCGGATCAAATGACAAAACCTTTTACACAAGAACACATCTCGGAAATGTCGTTCATCCTGGAGACTCTGTTATGGGATACATGATGACTGGTACTAATTTCAACAACCCCCAATACGACGCCCTCGAAGAATCAAATAACTATGCATCGAAAATTCCTGATGTAATGCTTGTCAAGAAATTGTAcgcaagaaagaagaagtctAAGAACAGGAACTGGCGCCTCAAGCGTATGGgtaaagaagaaggagaagtcCTACCCAGGAAGCAAGATCAAGAAAAGATGGATAGAGATTATGAGATGTTCTTACaggatgttgaggaagatCCTGAGCTCAGACAGACACTTGCTCTGTACAAGGCTCAACAGGCTCAGAAGGAAGCGGATGCTATGAGTGTAGCCGAGACGAGTGACGGTGAAGATGAGACACCAAAGATTGATATGAATGAGTTGCTAGACGAGTTTGATGAACTCAACATGAACGACCAACAATGA